The following nucleotide sequence is from Zingiber officinale cultivar Zhangliang chromosome 10A, Zo_v1.1, whole genome shotgun sequence.
TCCGGCAGACTTGGCAGCCGGCTTCTCAAACTGCTGAGGTGGGACCTGCACCGGCGGGGGAGGAGAAGGAGGTGCCTTAGCCGGATAAGGAGCTTCCGCGGCAGGGGTTCCGGCAGTAGATCCCTGCGCTGGCCTCCGGATGTCCGATCTCGGGCTCCCAGCGGCAGGTGTGGTCGATGGGGGAGTGATGAAGATGGTGTAGCTTCCAGCCTTCCCGATCACTGGAGGAGGCGGCGGCGTACGAGCAGCAGCCATGGATCGCCGGGGAAGGggccgagagagagagagagggtttAGCGGTCTGGTTCAGTGGGAAAAGCAGGAGCCGCCATGGGCAGGGCGACGAAGATAAAAACGGCGTGACCTTTCTGCgctctctctttttctctgcgGGAGGAGGGTATTTTGGTAATTTCGTCTTTACTGATCATAAAGATTACGAGGGAATTTACTTTGCTTGTTGGGTGCGATCTTTTCGTGGCGGTTTTAACAGGGAACAGACATTGTTACCAATGGTATCACATGGTTGCGTGTTCCGTGTCGCGCCGGAGGGGACAGAATCTATTCGGACAAAATAGATTTCCAAATTTAATTGACAaagcaatttaataaaaaaaaaaga
It contains:
- the LOC122028022 gene encoding lysine-rich arabinogalactan protein 19-like, which codes for MAAARTPPPPPVIGKAGSYTIFITPPSTTPAAGSPRSDIRRPAQGSTAGTPAAEAPYPAKAPPSPPPPVQVPPQQFEKPAAKSAGSVLGFFWDAVAKVQNAHSSLDEHLANWFGLDQSRYQWALNDYFESSGKKESEKVTKPKEVDKGQTI